The following coding sequences lie in one Pontibacter sp. G13 genomic window:
- a CDS encoding recombinase family protein encodes MLVGYARVSTKDQDPALQLDALREAGCGRIFEEQASGAQRDRPQLRAALDYLRPGDTLVVWKLDRLARSLKQLIETVEMLGEREIGFRSLTETIDTQSPGGKLIFHLFASLAEFEREMTRERTRAGLEAARRRGKFGGRPPALGAKEIEMAKTLLQNPDLSISDIAEQLGVSQATLYRYLPGGRSNLDES; translated from the coding sequence ATGCTTGTAGGATATGCCCGGGTATCGACCAAGGACCAAGACCCAGCCCTCCAACTGGATGCGCTTCGGGAGGCGGGATGCGGTCGGATTTTCGAGGAGCAGGCTTCCGGGGCACAACGCGATCGTCCCCAACTTCGGGCGGCCCTGGACTATCTGAGGCCGGGGGACACCCTTGTGGTCTGGAAACTGGATCGGCTGGCCCGTTCCCTCAAGCAGTTGATCGAGACCGTGGAAATGCTGGGCGAGCGGGAGATTGGGTTCCGATCCCTCACCGAGACCATCGACACGCAATCCCCGGGAGGCAAGCTCATCTTCCATCTATTTGCGAGTTTGGCGGAGTTTGAGCGGGAGATGACGCGTGAACGTACCCGTGCGGGTCTGGAGGCAGCCCGTCGCCGAGGCAAGTTTGGAGGTAGACCCCCGGCATTGGGAGCCAAGGAAATCGAGATGGCCAAGACCCTGCTCCAGAATCCGGACCTGAGCATTTCGGATATTGCCGAGCAGCTCGGGGTATCGCAAGCCACCCTGTACCGCTACCTGCCGGGTGGGAGAAGCAACCTTGACGAATCCTGA
- a CDS encoding PQQ-binding-like beta-propeller repeat protein, producing the protein MRAFLFASLPLLLACSSCQSEPESQPRPLPELVWTRPFLENRHLVSTRTPVLSSKGVIYSPREVSERTNRLRSYGKQTGDLRWEFTDFHPAATYSLIDRTTLHQTGEILALTIGPVRMGLNIETGQKVWEASEFDNSNPLNQTFGNHFIQTHTTTYPQRNPDYHLGLYDGNTGEGDIIYHSYGDSIWRNGIDFPLLDVHASGDTILYVAGYSYRPDSILAFPSLKAINLTQDTLMFAHTSQSLPGLDQGALYLVNGKLILAGSQLRAFDPETGAQLWFRDESTSGRFCHVVGNHLLTYTGYQGETLSRIDLETGNVIWRTEAQGELFESRIEIYEGTVYLTGWQKLYAFDLLDGSKHWEISSPHQRTDSDAYFADVLAIDQETGRIYLSDYRYALCFQL; encoded by the coding sequence ATGAGAGCATTTCTTTTTGCATCCCTTCCTCTTTTGCTGGCGTGTTCCTCCTGCCAGTCAGAACCAGAGTCACAACCCCGTCCGCTTCCAGAACTGGTATGGACTCGACCATTTCTCGAAAATCGACATTTGGTATCTACCCGAACACCCGTACTTTCCAGCAAAGGGGTGATATACAGTCCTCGTGAGGTATCGGAACGTACCAATCGACTCAGGTCCTATGGCAAGCAGACAGGGGATCTACGCTGGGAATTTACCGATTTTCATCCAGCCGCGACATACTCATTAATCGACCGGACCACCCTACATCAAACAGGAGAGATCCTTGCCCTGACCATCGGTCCTGTGCGAATGGGGCTCAATATCGAAACAGGACAAAAAGTCTGGGAGGCATCGGAATTCGATAATAGTAATCCCTTAAATCAAACATTTGGGAATCATTTCATCCAAACACATACCACTACCTACCCCCAGCGAAACCCCGACTACCATTTGGGTCTATACGATGGGAACACCGGGGAAGGAGATATTATCTACCATTCCTATGGAGACTCAATTTGGAGGAATGGAATCGACTTCCCCTTGCTTGACGTTCATGCTTCGGGCGATACCATTCTATATGTAGCAGGATACTCATACCGACCGGACTCAATTCTAGCATTTCCATCTTTAAAGGCCATTAACCTTACTCAAGACACCTTGATGTTTGCTCACACCAGTCAATCACTTCCAGGACTTGACCAAGGAGCACTTTACTTGGTCAACGGCAAGTTGATTCTCGCTGGGAGCCAACTGAGGGCATTTGACCCTGAAACCGGAGCCCAACTCTGGTTTCGAGATGAATCAACCTCGGGCAGATTCTGCCACGTTGTAGGAAACCACCTGCTCACCTACACCGGGTATCAGGGAGAAACCCTCTCTCGCATCGATCTAGAAACAGGCAATGTCATCTGGCGTACCGAGGCACAAGGAGAATTATTCGAGTCCAGAATCGAAATCTATGAAGGGACAGTGTATCTCACTGGATGGCAAAAGCTCTACGCATTCGATCTCCTGGACGGGTCCAAACACTGGGAGATCTCTTCTCCACACCAACGCACAGATTCTGATGCTTACTTTGCCGATGTTCTCGCCATCGACCAAGAAACCGGAAGGATCTACCTCTCCGACTACCGATATGCCCTATGTTTTCAATTGTAG